The nucleotide window GAAGAGTGGGACCTGATCCATGTTGCCACAGAGGCCCATCGCAGCACGAATGCCCAGGGCAGCCATTGGAAGCAGAGACGGAAATTCCTGGTAAGGAGAGAGGGGGCATGGGGAGAGCAGCAGCCACATGGCCAGGAGGAAGAGCAAGCTGAGTCTTGTCTCCTTCAGAAAGCTTTCTTGGTTTAATCTGACCCAAAGCTAATGCTCTCTACGACGTGGTGATCCTGATTCATATGCCTGCGTATGTGTTGCTGCTGTCACAGCCCTGCGTATTCAGTGTGATTGGGAGCTTCCCCATTGAATTTCTAGAGAGCAGGGGCaacctctcctctttttcctgccCACAGTGACTGGGAGGAGAGGGTTAGGACACAGTTATGTAATagtatttgggggcacctgatgGGTACGAGGCATTATGGTAGACCCTGGCAAAACTGAGTGCTAAGTGAATGGGCAGCTCGGGAGGAGATGGACAGTTGATTGTATATGGTGAGTGAAGGCAGGAACCTGGTATCTGGTTCCTGGTGGAGTGTGCCAGCGGGTGGAACAGTATAGTGTTAAGAGCACAACCTTTAATACCAAGCACATGTGTGTATAATGGTGAGGAGTCAGActatttgggttcaaatcctggttctaccTCTTACTagtcatgtgaccttgggcttATTACTCAGCtgcactgtgcctcagtttcctcacctgtgaaatggtgTTAAGTATAACATCCTTATAAGGTTGTAGTGGGGATTCAATAGGATCTATAAAACATGTAACCTAGTGCCTGGCTGCGTATTAAATATGTTACATATTCAGTAAACATAGCTTCTATTATTATGAGATTACTTCTACTACTGTTATGGTCATTGTTATTATTAGCCGACTTGCAGCTCTGGCTCTGATCTATTCTCTGCCCTAAGGTGAAGGAGAAGCCTTAGGCATGGGACAGGGCAGTCCCCTGGTACTGGCCGCCCCTCTTCCCCAAGCTGACTTGGAGCTCCCCCTGGTGGGCAGGGAGCCTCAGTGAGAGGTTGAAAGGGGTCTGCAGCCCCAGCTGACCCCTGTCTCTTTCTTTATAAAGCCGGATGACATCGGCCAGTCACCCATCGTCTCCATGCCGGATGGAGACAAGGTGGACCTAGAGGCCTTCAGCGAGTTTACCAAGATCATCACCCCGGCCATCACCCGTGTGGTGGACTTTGCCAAAAAACTGCCCATGTTCTCCGAGGTGAGTGGCAAATGGGAAGAGGCATGGTGCCACCCTAGAGGGAAAACTGGGGCTGCTCCCTTGGTCACCCAGTGTCAGCATATGCTCATCTAAGGTCCTCTGGACAGGGAGCAATCCCTGTAGGTCAACACACATCTAACACACACAACCCAaacacccccaacacacacacacacacacacacacacacacacacacacacacacagctagcGAATGCCTAAGGAACCAAGATATTCCAAGTGCctggcctccccagcccctctctgtccttctcccccaaCATCTACATGGCTATCCTGGCTCCAACAGcttcaaatttctcattttatttatttatttatttatttatttatttatttatttatttatttatttatttatattttttaatgtttatttatttttgagagagagagaaacagagtgagagcaggggaggggcagagagagagggagacagagaatccaaagcagggtccaggctctgagctgtcagtacagagcctgatgtggggcttgaactcatgaactgtgggaacatgacttaagctgaagtcagtcacttaactgactgagccacccaggcaccccaaatttctcattttaaagagcACTAAGTCTGGGTACAGGCtgcctactagctgtgtgaccttggccatggTACCTAATTCCATgtacctcactttcctcatctgcagtGGGGATGGAGATAATGATGGGAGGGAACTCATAGGCATAATTGTGAGATTTAATGACATAAGGCATGTCCGTGGCCCAGAGCAAGGCTAGTTGTTCAGAGTATACCTTACTGGCTGAGGTGAGTGGTGGCCTCACAGCTCCCAAAGGGCATCCACAAGAGACACTCATGGGGAAGGGCATGCTGAGTGTTCCTGTGGCCCTGCCACTCTGCAGCTGCCTTGCGAAGACCAGATCATCCTCCTGAAGGGGTGCTGCATGGAGATCATGTCCCTGCGGGCGGCTGTCCGCTATGACCCCGAAAGCGACACCCTGACGCTGAGTGGGGAGATGGCCGTCAAGCGGGAGCAGCTCAAGAATGGTGGCCTGGGCGTAGTCTCCGACGCCATCTTTGAACTGGGCAAGTCACTCTCTGCCTTTAACCTGGATGATACGGAAGTGGCTCTGCTGCAGGCTGTGCTGCTAATGTCAACAGGTACCTGCCTACTGGCTGGGAGGGCTCAGAAGCTTCCAGGGCTTGGCTGGGCCCTGCGCCTGTCATTATCCTCTTCCCTGAATTCTACAGTCTTTCTCTATTCCTCAGCTTCTCTGTTCCCCAAGCTTACCTCCATCACTGGGCCCATTCTCTGTCCCCTGTCCCTTGTTCTATTACCCATCCCCCCTCAGTTCTGATGTCCAAGCACATCTCTTGCCATGTCTCCTCTGCTCCTTATTCCATCTTCACcgtattctttctctctgctcaccaccaccccccctccacttTCTGTCACTCACATTTGCCTTTGTTCCACAACCCCAACCACCTATCCCCtacccctcctctgtcccctctccctgccccttatcccccctctgcccctcttcccaccaACTCTTCTCTTTGCCCCCTAGTCCTGCCCTGTCTCCAAGCCTCCCCTCTCTTCTCACGTCTCAGTCCTTCTGTCTTCTTTACTCACTACCTCTCTCGAAACCCCCAGCGGCTCagactcctccctcctccaccctgctcTTGCTCCCATGCATACGCTGccgtctctttccctccccttccccaccctagCCTCTCCAAGTCTATCTCCCTTCACCCACTCAAGCTCATGCCCCTTTTCCCTGCAGACCGCTCGGGCCTGCTGTGTGTGGACAAGATCGAGAAGAGTCAGGAGGCGTACCTGCTGGCGTTCGAGCACTACGTGAACCACCGCAAACACAACATTCCGCACTTCTGGCCCAAGCTGCTGATGAAGGTGACTGACCTCCGCATGATTGGGGCCTGCCACGCCAGCCGCTTCCTCCACATGAAAGTCGAGTGCCCCACCGAACTGTTCCCCCCACTCTTCCTCGAGGTCTTTGAGGATCAGGAAGTCTAAAGCCTCAGGCGGCCAGAGGGTGTGCGGAGCTGGTGGGGAGGAGCctggagagaaggggcagagctggggggctgagggaggccccccacccctcttctctccttcctctcatcCTTGGATAGATTCagctcccacacacacaccccgtacTGCCCGTCCCTCCTCAGAACCTCCAGCCCTGGGACAGGGCAAACACATGAACTTGCTATGAAAAAGACAGTGTGGGAGGCTGGGGGACCGTGTCCTGCAGTTCCCAGGACCCCATCCTCTAAGAAggtaggggaagggagggagatcTAAGAGGGGACAAGCCATCTTGACCGTAGGGGATGGAAgaatgtggggtgggggaagatgccctcaactcagcccctacacacacacaagagagaGCCCCCCCTGCACAGTTCCTTGACAGAGGTTCCCCCTCCAGGCTAAGGGCCTCTCTGCTTCCCCAGAAGCCTGGGTGCAAAGAAAGGCTTGGCTTGGCTCCTCCCCCTGGAGGTTAAAAATTAGTCATTCTAACTGCACTTTGGAAACCAGGCAAGGGGAgaagataaatgaagaaaaactagacagagagaaaaagaaaaaaagagtgagcgattgatagagatagagagagagagatgatattAAGTTATTAACCGAGGCTGGCCCCCTACCACCCCTAAGCACTTTGAGagctgcccctcctccccgcaAATCAGAGAGAACTGCCCCACATACCAGGTCCCCAAGGGCAGGGCTGCCGATCAGAGCTGTGAGTTAACACAACAGGGTCCTGGCCATCCCTCCTtgccttgcccctccccctgtgcccCTTCGGCACCCCCCGCCCAGTgctccctctgctctctgccactcGTGCCCGCTGAGTTCCATCTACCTCTCACGCTGGATGCCAGCTGGCCCCTCACCAGCCTGCCCTGCTGCCCACACAGCTCCCCTTTCAAGTGCCCAGCCCCAggggcctctccctgccccccccccaactccttccACACCTTGGCACCCACACAGGAAAAACTGTGGCTCAAGCTCCTGCCCTCCTCACACCTGCAGTATTAGCTATAATCCAGATGCTGCTGCACTGGGGGGGAGTTAGGGGGGTGTGTGTGAGTTTCTCCCAGAGCCTCTACCCCCTTAGGACCGTGTCCCCATCTGTCTTCTGGGCTCTCTCTAAcctctgccctcttccttccccactcccactcaaTGCACTAACCCAGACTCTGGGCAGGCAGGCACCAGAATGGGGGTGCCTAGATAAATGGCACTTAGTTggggccccaggggagggggcggttggtgctcctccttttttctttgaagCTCTTTAGGCcagccacccctctgcccctgggaccccctcccctcttcttttctgTAATTCAGGGACTTTGGCTTGAGCCACCTCCCACCCTCCTGGTGAGGAGTGCTCTGTTGGTCTGCACTTGGGTGAgctgccctcctcctcttccttttggCTATCGCCCACTGCCCACTccacaggggagagagggagggaggaggtagCCCTCCCATGGgtagggggggagggtggggagggacagaacaGACCAGAGGGCCCTGGGCTCAGGGCTGCATGTCGgcagggatggatgggtggacatAGATGCCCCCGGAAGCCATggggaatggggcaggggcagggggaggggtgccaGGGCTTCCTGCGCTTTGCACTATTGGGGCAAAAATGTCTTAAGCAGTGGGGAACCTGCCACCCCACCCTGACCCTCAGCCTGCCACAGCcccctacatacacacacacacacacacacacacacacacacacacacacgggaaggCAATGCTATGCTGCCCATCAGGGCATGTCCTTCCCCCACTGTCCAGGTGTTCTGACAGGGGTGGAGGGCCTGGAAGAGCATCTGCTGTCACCTGTGCAtgtgcctgccctgccccccttgGGCTCGTGGGCTGCCCCTgctgtctttgtctgtctctatcctctctctctcctggggtACTGATTCCTATATTACCCCAGTCCCATGGGTAAGCCCTCTTGTACCCTCCTCTGGGGGTATACCACCCCTGGGGGCCCAGTGGAATTCCTGACCTGTCtgctgtctcctccctccctccctccctccctccctgcatccccacctccacccctccaTCCCCATTCTCAGCCATGAACATGGTAGAGAAAAGGCCTTAAAGGGGCTTGGCCTCTTACAGGCACTTGGGAatcccccctcacctccccaaTCATATGAGCTGTGATCCCCTACTCCTCCCCCCcatctctgacccctcccccctcactctaGGTGATGTGGGGTGTATGTGTGCGTTTCTCTGCGTGAATGTGTGAGCAAGTACATGTGGTGGGGCAGGAGCCAGGGGACTCAGGAGCACCACGCACCTGCTCTAGAGAGGCAGCTGTCCCAGCCCCTGCTTTGGAAGTGGGGGACAGGGCCCTCTCCTGGGGGCCATTGGTGCTAATGAGGGGGATGGCCTTGACGTGGGTGCTTAGTATGCCTCCCCCAGTATTGGCCCGGGGCACTAGGGCAGGCGGGGTGGGGCAGCAGGTGCAGTATTGGTGGGAGGAGGGACTGCTGGGAATGGGCCAGGCCAGGACAAGGGGGTGCCAGAGCCATGACCACTCCCCCGTGCCCACCACCCGCCTCTCCATCTCAgtatccccaccccccatcactcAGAACACACATACCTcatccagcctcctccctgctcagccttggggagggtgggggtggaggagccCCTACCCCTTCCCCTGGTGGCGGGTCTacagggctgggagagggcgGGGCGTGTGACACAGACACCGTCCATAAGGGGGACAGTAATTCCTGCCCCGGGATctcctgggtgggggagggggcacttcCCTGGAGGCGCTACTGAATGTATGAGAAgctggtgctggggtggggggaggggggttgtggCCAGAAACAGGGAAAGAGGTAGGTCCCTtccccagggaggggtgggggactgGCAGGGGTGACTTGGGGGGCTCCTACTCCTGCCCCACGTTGACAATCAGTATGTCTGTTACGTGCGATTTTTCACCCCGTTGTGTTTTGGGTCaggattttaaagaaagatatttttatggTAATTGTTGCTCGtctattttactatatatttatgtaataaatatatgatGAAAATAACCCCCTTGGGCACCCCCCCTTAGACTTGTGTGCTGTTTCCCTGTATCCTCCCATCTGCTGGCAGAATACCCACCCCACAAACTGACCAGATGGAGAGGTGTGCCCCAGCCTTGGCAatatttccacccccacccccaaaacgaGCACACACCACAGAAGCCAGCTCAGCTGTGAACTATTGGATTTGAGACAGGAATAGAACAAATCGGGGGGCTAGAGAAtaagcggggggcgggggggcggagaGTGATTTAAATAGGGGAGGACGGGAGGGTcagtgatgggggagggaggcagttaTTTACAAGAAGGCTCGGGGGGCCAGAGGCTCATCTTGgaatattttataacaatataaataagattctggtttgcttttccttttcgTCTCGTAAAGGAGAGAGAAGTGCAGAGTTCGATTCTGTACAAGGGGGCAGCGGCAGAAGGCCGGCCGGGCGGGTCACTGGGCGTCCACCCGGAAGGACAGCAGCTTCTCGGAATGCATGTTGTTCAGGGTCCGCAGGTCCGGCAGCTTGAGCAGCAGCTTGGTGAAGCGGGAAGTCTCCGAGGGCCGGTTCTTCAGCACCAGAGCCCGAAGAGCCCGCAGCAGCGTCTCCTGGAGCTGCTCCACCGAAGCGGAATTCTCCATGCCCGAGCGGTCTGTGGGGAAGACGACAGCAGTGAGGCAGGCTCCCCGAGCTCCTCTGAGGAGGAACCGGAGGAGGtctgtgaggaggaggaggaggaggaggaggagaagaaggaggaggaccCGGCCACCGGTGCAGCCTCTCCCTGAAGCCCCTCGGAGGGCCCacgggggaaggaggaggagaggagcgCAACTCCTtctcccaggcctctgccctgaGAGCAGGAGGCAGCTGAGAGCTGGGAGCATGGGCTCAGCAGGGCTGGTCACCTCCCATCCCACAAGGCCACTCTCCTTCCCTGAACAGGCCAAACGTGTCCAGGCTCCCTTGCTTTTTGCTCTGtagttccctctgcctgggatgcccttccccctctctgcctggcAATACCTTACTTGTCCTTTGAGGCCCCACTCAAGTGTcacctccttccccagctcccccaGGCAGAAATAGTTGTCTGTGCTTCCAAAGCCCTTGGTTCATGCTTCTACTGTGACACTTATCTCACTGTTTTATAATTAGTCGGGCATGAGTCTGTCTCCCCAGCTAGACTGTGTCTGAATCAtgtctgtatccccagtgcccgGTGCAGggcctggcatagagtaggtACTCCATAAAAGGTGTGTTGAATCGAACTGCGTccgcctcctcccccccacccccctccagggTCAGGCTCAGGAGAGAGCTTGACCTACCTGCAGAGACAAGCACCACCGCGGTGAAGAGGCCCAGCTCCTCCTCGGTAAGCGCCAGGGAGTTGAGCTTCTCACTAAAGTCAAACATGGCATTGAGCAGGTCCCCCATGCCCATGGCTCCAAGTTCCTGCAGGCTGTAAGTGGTGCGGCTCAGGAACATCACTGTCTGGTCCTTCACGTTGAACAGCGATGCAAAGCGCACCATCAGCACCtaagggagaggggacagggacagtcaccctggtggggtgggaggagcatTTGCCAAACTGCCCCTAAAGTTTTCCAAAGGGTTTACTGGCACCGCCTTAGGTTTCTCGGGAAAGAGTGGGGGTGGGTTCTGAatgggcagtggggtgggggtgggggagagatggAAGGATGGGGAACATCACCCTGGCTTTAGAATCCAGCAAGGCTGAATCTGAGTCTTAACTTTGTCACTACCCGTGACCTGGGACAAGGTCGCAAAAGTTCACCAAAATTAATTTGAATCTAGAATGGGGGTAGCAATGTGCCCTAAGGTGTTATTTCCAGGTAATGGGATGTGTTGAGACCCCAGCTGAGATTACAGAAGTCCCAGCCAACCTGACGCAGGAAGGGAAGGGATTCTGTCCCTTCCTTCAGCAGTCAGAGGCTGCCAGGACAAAGATACTGGGGTTCCAAAGCCTTTCAGAGTCCCTCCCTATCCTAGATACCAAGTCTTTCTGCGGGATCCTTCCCAAGGTCAAGACCAGGGAGCACAAAGGGTCACTCACCTCAAAGGTTCCCGCCTTAAGCAAGGTGACCTGGTCGTGCTGAGAAAGATCACGAAAGCCGGGGATGTGCTTGGCAAACTCTACCACCTCCCGCACAGCAGGTGTGAAGCTCATGGAGAAATCCTCCCAGATCTCTTGCACGGTTCTCCCACTGCGTCCGTGGGGGTACATGTTCATGGGACAtgcctggaggaggaagggatttggggaggggaaTATCAACCAGACTGGCTCAGGTGGGTTCCCCCAGCAGGGCTGGACCCCAGCTTCTGCCCAGGTTAGAGGCTGTGGCCCTAGAGGATCGGTCTTTTAGGTAAAGGAGCAATCAGGTGCCAGGTGGAGATCAGGGATTTGCAGGCACAGCCCTTACTGCAGGGCTGAGCATCCTCCCCCCTGGGAAGAGGATATCCCTGCATTAGCCTCCAGGCACACCCAGCTGCCCTATGCTAAATCCAGTCTCCCAggccccctgcccacctcacccccagTGCCCTCACCAGCAGAACATTCTTGGAGTTGCCCTGCCGTGGACTGTTGGCAGGTGCTTCGCCTTCTGGGGCTGGGTACACATGGGTGGGGCATAGACGGTGCCCGTTGCTGTTGGGCTGCTGGCAGCTgtggtgggcagggccagggggcCAGGCGGGAAGGTAAGAGGAGGAAGCCTGGCGTAAACCATTCAGGGCCTCATTATGACGCTGGGCAGCCATAACGTTGTCATTGGGGACAGGCGGGCAGCCCTGACTTTCCCAGCAATGAGGAGTGGTGGCTGGAGGGCTGCCCGATGCATGGTTGGCATTGAAGTTGCCAGGTGAGGTGCCCAGCTTGTCATGGGCATAGGTGAAGATTTCTCGGTGGGCCCGGGCCACCTGGGATATCACATCCTCCACTGTGGGCTCAGGACTTGGGGATCGGGGAGGTGTCAGCTGTTGTGGGAATTGGGAGAAGCCCACCAGGGGTGAGGGGGCCGGAGCGGGAGGTGGTGAGGGGCCCATGGGGCCTGGAGTCGGATGCTGGGTGGGTGAGGTCTCCAACGGGCATTGGCTGCTCAACTGGTTGTTGGCCAGGTTCATGGCGCTCTGCATCTCGGCAAGCATCCGCTGCTTCTCTCGTTTGGGGATGCGCCCAAAACGCACAGCTGTGACAGGATGAGAGCAGCGTCAGGAAGTTCTCCTACACACTCACAcgcttctcttccttccttcctcttgaaAGGGCAAGGCCCTGAACGCTTGGGGTTCGACATCAAAACTAAAACCAAGGCCACGCCCCTTGAGGGAGTTTTCCAAGTAGGGATTGCCCTATGAGGGGACCAGAGGAGCGAATAGTAAAGAAGTGTGTTTATCCAAAAAGATGAAAGATGGGCATCCCCTACACAGAGGAGACTCACAGTCTGACGTGTCTCTGTTGGGACTTTTTTAAGGGAGGGATTAACTCAAACTTTGGgtggaaggaagtgggggggaAGTTGTGGGGATGCTTTGTGGGGCAACAGTGCCGCCTTACCATCTCGAGACATGCCCACGGAGAGACACTTCTTGAAGCGACACTGCTGGCAGCGGTTGCGATTGATGCGGACGATGgagcagttttcatttttcagacacCTTTTGTACTGGATGTTCTGCTGGATACTCCGACGGAAAAAGCCCTGGAAGGACGGGGGCAGCTAGTAAGCATCTCCATCCAGGCCAGGCCTATGTGTCCGGGGGAATGAGGTCATacctctctgcccttacccccaACCTGCCTCACCTTGCAGCCCTCACAGGCATGCACGCCATAGTGGAAGCCCGAGGCAACGTCCCCACACACTTTACACAGTAGCACCATGCCATTCAGCTCTGTGGGAAGAGAGGGGCAGCAGGTGAGCAGGAGGGCTGTCTGGCCAGAGATGTGGAGGTTTTCTGGGCTGGAAATTCTAGGGGAAAAGCTGAGGAGCTCCTCCAGTATCCAGACTGGGCTGGACAGTGGTTGGTGCAACTCTAGGAGAAATCCCTGAGGCCAGGGTAGGCCCTGGGAATAACCGTGTCATCTGAACACCAAGTCCCAACCTAGTCCTGGCCGACTTCCCCCAAATCAGCTGGAAATTTACGCACTGGTGATGTTGCTGGTGCTCTTGCTGGGGGACACTCGGCTGCTATCTTCCAGGGCCACTTGTAGACCCCCTGAGGGGCTCCCATtatagaaggaggaggaggaggaggaagatgaagaaggGGAGCCATCATCACTCAAGTTGGGTGGAATGCTCCCAAAGGAGCGAGCTGGGTCCTGAGTGAGGGATCCAGTGGGTGATGGTGGGAAGTAGGCAGGGCAGCCTTGACTCAGGGACTGGAAGCTGCCATTTGAGCTGTCACTGTAGAGAGACTCAGGGCTGGTACGGCTTGGGGAAGAGCCGCTGGAGCCAATGTAGGTGATGACACCACCTGGCAGGAGAACACAAGGGAAGGGGGTGTCAGCACCATGTATCTTTGGTCCTAGGGCACCACTCCTGCTCATCCCCCATCTACCTCCCACTGTTGCATGCTCGGAAGTTAACTGTGGAACCCTTAATCTTGGAGTCCCAGGAAGAACCACAATAAGCAACTCCCCAATGCAAACCAGATATGACATGGCCAACCGACACTCCAAGGCTCTTTGCAGGGTACATTCAACTTCTGCCTTGGGTGTGAGGTGCCTCCCTAAAGGCATGACCTCTGCAGGCATCTCATATATGTACCCCGCTACCCCAGAAGCCTTCCTTGGGAATACGGACTGAAGCTAGCTAATGACTTCATCGTTAGTGGCAGATGTGAGGATGGGATGAGCAGCTGAGACCCATT belongs to Acinonyx jubatus isolate Ajub_Pintada_27869175 chromosome E1, VMU_Ajub_asm_v1.0, whole genome shotgun sequence and includes:
- the THRA gene encoding thyroid hormone receptor alpha, with the translated sequence MEQKPSKVECGSDPEENSARSPDGKRKRKNGQCSLKTSMSGYIPSYLDKDEQCVVCGDKATGYHYRCITCEGCKGFFRRTIQKNLHPTYSCKYDSCCVIDKITRNQCQLCRFKKCIAVGMAMDLVLDDSKRVAKRKLIEQNRERRRKEEMIRSLQQRPEPTPEEWDLIHVATEAHRSTNAQGSHWKQRRKFLPDDIGQSPIVSMPDGDKVDLEAFSEFTKIITPAITRVVDFAKKLPMFSELPCEDQIILLKGCCMEIMSLRAAVRYDPESDTLTLSGEMAVKREQLKNGGLGVVSDAIFELGKSLSAFNLDDTEVALLQAVLLMSTDRSGLLCVDKIEKSQEAYLLAFEHYVNHRKHNIPHFWPKLLMKVTDLRMIGACHASRFLHMKVECPTELFPPLFLEVFEDQEV
- the NR1D1 gene encoding nuclear receptor subfamily 1 group D member 1, with amino-acid sequence MTTLDSNNNTGGVITYIGSSGSSPSRTSPESLYSDSSNGSFQSLSQGCPAYFPPSPTGSLTQDPARSFGSIPPNLSDDGSPSSSSSSSSSFYNGSPSGGLQVALEDSSRVSPSKSTSNITKLNGMVLLCKVCGDVASGFHYGVHACEGCKGFFRRSIQQNIQYKRCLKNENCSIVRINRNRCQQCRFKKCLSVGMSRDAVRFGRIPKREKQRMLAEMQSAMNLANNQLSSQCPLETSPTQHPTPGPMGPSPPPAPAPSPLVGFSQFPQQLTPPRSPSPEPTVEDVISQVARAHREIFTYAHDKLGTSPGNFNANHASGSPPATTPHCWESQGCPPVPNDNVMAAQRHNEALNGLRQASSSYLPAWPPGPAHHSCQQPNSNGHRLCPTHVYPAPEGEAPANSPRQGNSKNVLLACPMNMYPHGRSGRTVQEIWEDFSMSFTPAVREVVEFAKHIPGFRDLSQHDQVTLLKAGTFEVLMVRFASLFNVKDQTVMFLSRTTYSLQELGAMGMGDLLNAMFDFSEKLNSLALTEEELGLFTAVVLVSADRSGMENSASVEQLQETLLRALRALVLKNRPSETSRFTKLLLKLPDLRTLNNMHSEKLLSFRVDAQ